CAATTTGCAATAGTACGTGGACCGGGACATTTTTGGGACGTTCAAACACTCAAAGAAATAGTGACGACCTGTATAATCTTGCACAATATGATAGTTGAATATGAACGTGGTACAGTTCATGAGGGTGTGGATTCCGAATATGATACAGTTACTGGCACTCCAACAATTGAATTGTCTCGCAATCGCACAAATGAAATTATGGATTTCATACAGGTTCACCATCAAATTCGAGATAGCCAAGCTCATATGCAACTAAAAAATGATCTTGTGGAGCATTTGTGGAAACTGTATGGTAAACAAtagaattgaaataaattaatgtacttGTTTTCTAttgcattaataaaaaattatcagtTTTGAGTCAACATCTGTGAGAAATAGCCATCAAGTTAGATGTTCATCAActtcacctaatcccaactccATACATTAATAAAAGGAAATTATACATACATTAATCCAACTCCAATTACAAATCTGGATGCAACCTTGCATTTCGCTTTTTCTGAATAATTTCAACTTTGAGAGCTTTGTAATATTCAACTTGAAGTTCATCCATATTGCTAGTATCAATCCCAATAATTCTTTCTTCATAAAGTTGTTGCTCACgttcttccctttttctttctagTTCAACCCTATCTCTTTCCAACTTTAACATCTCATTCGCTTGTTCAATTAATAACATTTGGGATTGTGTTCTCTTTTCAGTAATTTCTTTCAACACGTTTGCTAGTTCCCCAATAGAAGAGTCTGTTACCTTGGATTTATTGTCTCGCCCACGTTCTTTTATAGCATCTCTTCCCATTGGTCGTTCCAATGAAGGGTCGCTATGTCGGACATCAATATCATCCAAGTTCACTGAATCGAAAGTAGATGGTGATGATGTTGCTGGACTTGCATGTCGAGAACTTTTAGATTTTTTCTTCGATGAACTCGAAGAAAATTTTTGTGTATATCGCAACTCATGCCAACAATGTAGAAATGTGAAAGTAGACTTTTGTAGGCTCTTGTACATCTCTATTGCTTGAGaaatctaataaattaaaaataatgtcaaTAACTATGACTATCaacatgatattaataattagcaataaaagaataatgatGGAGGTTACCTTCTCTTGTTCTACTTTGATTTTTGCCATCTATTTGGTTATAATATCTTTGAAATTTACTTACAGCAAGTTGGATTGTAGACCAACGATGCATCAGCAAATTAGAATTTCGATCAGATTCAAACTCTTTGTACTGATGGAAATAGGCATGAACCCTTTCCCAATAtctttgtttagtttgatcGTTACCATGTGCAGCATCCGTACTAATATTTAGCCATGCTGACACGAGCATGCAATCCTCTTGCGTTGAGAAATTTTTTGTTCGTACCTTTCTTTTAGTGTTGACTTCGGATGAATCAGGTAGGGATGAAGTGGTTGCCACATTTGCATATTCATCTACAATATTCTGGTCATGATTGAGCAAATTTATGTagtaattttcattattatccCTTTCCATAGCAAACAAAATGCAATTGGTCAAcctgaaacaaaaattaatatttaaggaaTTCAATTAGATAACAGAAGGTTTGATTAAAATTGGGCATTGATTAAAATCGATTAACAATTTCTAGTTTACAATCTCATAATTCTCTCATCTATCAACATTGTTTTTCAATCATGATAGCTATTTTATTGGACAAGTGTGCATGTTGGGTGCAGCTGCCTCATGGGGAGGTGAGGAATTGAGGCAGCACTAGGCTGCCTTCCTCTTAGCACCTCACGCTTCAGGGGGCAAGGGCTTAACCTCCCCCAATAATGCTACTAATAGGAGATTAACCTAATTAAGCAAAATTAGAATACAAATTCCACTTCTTTTCTGCCTCCAAACAAAACATGATCTAACAAACACCAAGCAATTTAATTAACACAGAAAATTCAACTTGGGAAAAATTATACAAAGATTATCACATAGTGTAGCCAACTtatagaagtaaaaaaaaaaaaaaattacactaattGTCTTCAATTTTATGGATCCCTTCCTTATCCTTTAATCTCAAGCTCTATATGATACTTTTATTCTAACGCTTCaacaatttagaagaaaatctGTCATGGCAATTCTTACTTCCAatttagaacaaaaaaaaatatcaagtaTTGATTCTAAAGAATGAAAAAGGTAAGACCAACAGAACATTCTAAAAAAGTAAGTAGGGAAAAGAATATTAAATTAGGAAACTAAATAGGTTGCGCTGTAGCAAGagttaattaaaatgaaatttacagaAACAGATTTGCCGAGGAAGCCGTTGAAGAAGATTTGCTGAGAAAACTGCTGAAGAAGACTCATGGAGGGAAGACGCTGCTCGTTGTTGTTGCTGTTCCGCCGAATCTGTTGCAGGGAAGACACTGCTGGTTGCTGTTGCTGTTTTTGTTCCGCCAAATCTATTGCAGGGAAGACGCTGCAAGTTACTATTGCTATTCCGTCGGATTTGCTAGTGTCGCCGATGCTCGTTGCTGCTGCTATTGTTTGTGGCCGTCGGATCTGGTGTGTGCCGCCGAATCTACTGCTAGCGCCGCTACCCTGCAACTCATCTTCACCCTTCCCGCGTCTGGTTCTCTCTTCTCGCCTTGAGCAGTTGGGGGGTGAGGAGGAGATAGGAAGAAAAATTCAATCGCCAACATTGACGAAGTATTTCAAGGTTGTCAAAAATTTAGCGAGCAAAAATAGCAATAACGAGCTTTGCTGGAGCTCATTTTCTGGAAGATTCTGGCCACAAATAGCTTTGGCGAGTTGAAAATAACACTATTGGAGATAGCCTAAGAGCATCTTTAATGGGGAGTGGCATTTGGGGTGCCATTTTCATAACCGCCAAAATGACACCCCGGATTAAAAATTAACCACTCCAATGGGGTGAGATATGGGGTTGTAAAATGGCAATAACTCTTTTGAGGTGCCATTTTTACAATatttggagagagaaaaaggaaaagatgtaAACTCTAATCGTCATTTTTAATTGGTCTATTTcaacttttattataaaatattaattatttgaatttaaaatttaataaaaaatattaaaatattaatgatatcTCTATTTTGACACTTGCCATTGGAgcagatttattttttagaagtaCTATAACACTATTCAAAgttataaataagtaatttagcactCCAAAATGGCACTCCCTTGAAGATCTCTAAGAGTCTCtgtttgtttacaaatattgaAGTGGCAAAGGAGCCTCCAGTTTCTCTTTTCTTACACGATGAGTCAgtcgattttttaaaataatatattgtgTTTCTTTAATTATGACATAATAATGAGGTTATTTACCCATCTAATATATAATTGAGGATCAAATATTTTAGCTAAATAGTGAGATGATGTATAGATGTGGAAGAAGACTAAAAACCCACCCACCCGTCCGTTCAACCCAGACTTCCAAACGAAGGAAAGccttttagtttaaaattagtgttcacccgtgcgatgcacgggtggtataattataataaatttaaaaattaaattttaattaatattaaaaaaattatatatttactcttaaaaatataatatcttaaatcttaattagtattaaaaaactcatgcattaatcttacaataaattaaaggtagtgattgattaattattaaaataaaattatttattatattatatatttatttataaattataaatataaattaaaactcctaaatgtgAAAAAGTATGgattttttaatagaaattaaaaatttactcaaaatttttaatttctgatcttgaaatttaatttttacagtgataacaaaattttgaaaatatgaattttgacttatttttctttcactatgtattaattttcttctataGTTTTGCAAATGTGATAcgttaaatcttaattaacattgaaaaatccatgcattaatatttattttttaataattgaggagttaataaaaaataatattataaatatttttgattaataatatttataaaagaaatatttatttttaattcattgagaaattaaatatctataaatgacataattaataatttaaattatttattcaaaatttctattattaatatttatttaattgatagtaaaaaaatttaaaatactttatagGAGGTCTCCAATTGCTttggaataataagtactaaatgcaaattatttttattttatacaaatgaataattttctatgacttaattaatagttcaagttgtgtattcatattcttcaaaaataatatttatttttgattgattgagggtttaattgaagaattaatcaaaaacaatattataaatatttttaattaattgatgagaaaattaattgggtttaaaattaagttataaataaatattataaatagtattggaaactcatgcttaattttttactttaattattaattattactatctttaatttaatgcaactTTTAGAGGTAAAAATACTTTGGCTGAAGAAAAAAATGCTTGGCAAACTACTTAATAACTAAATacttatatacacataataatgcattgaaaaattcatgtttAGAAGTTAACTAATATTTAAACAGgtggataaataatatacatattataaataatttttaataatttttcaacaaGTAAGCCGGAAAGACTATggaaaatcaatataaaagtgATCTTCTAGCTATATCTTGTGTAATTTCTTGGTGTGTATCTATTTTTACAGACTAAAAATTACTTACGTGCATAAtgtatattcatttatttaattgtgttcataataaattatttactaactaaatatttaatatatacataataatacaTTGAAAAACCTatgattagtattgaaaaactcatgtattagaaattttatagtaattattaattactactacttttagtaataataatttaattataattaatacaagttttgaggaattttttttttggcaaactattctacttttataataataataataataatattaataaaaataataataatataaagataaatataatttaattattattaatgcaagttttagagGTAAGAATTCTTTTACAAACtatcttactttattatgtgtatattaaataaatatttaatatacacaaaataatacattgaaaatcctataattagtattgaaaaatttattattaattctataataattaatacttttaataattaatacaaaatttagggGAGAAACTCTTTGCCAAACTATcctgcttatatatatatatatataaagataataaattttttttcccagtATTAAGTCATAATAATTAAAGGGAAAACTAATAATGAAATTGGTTTGGTGGTGGTGTCCCAGGAGAGTGTCACGCCATTGACATGGACTTGCATTGACTTTTACAGCATAATTATTTGTCTGATTTTTGGACCAGTGATAATATATACAAACGTATGAAAAATCACACTATTTAcatatacttttcttttttaatttttctatgataATAATTCTTTTACCCAGTAGCGGATCCGCCATGCTATGCTACAGCAAGCCGACGTGGATGCGGCGGACTAATAAGTCCCCAAATTAAACAGATTATATTCTATTGAAAAttcgtgtttttttttttaattattattattttttgagtttATGCAAATGACTTCCTTCTTCATACCTAGGGAACTAATTTCAAATCAAACGACACTGTTTGACAAATGAAACTTTCAATTATCCAGAGTGAGGCAAGCATCTTGATGACATTTCACCACTTCTTACTTGCTAACACTTTTAAGCCTTGCTAACTTACATTGGCATGAAAAGAGAATAAAAGTGTCCCTCATTTTCTGTCACACCTCCGGATGACAAAAGAACAGAAAGAAAACCTGGGCTGGGTGGCTTTGCTTTGGGGGTATTATGGGTGTTTAATCTAGTTCTCTTGACTAGTTATGGTAAGTTTTTTAAGCACAGACATGCCCACAATTTCtacttcaataattaaagtATCATTCACTATGTATCCACTTGACAGGTCTTTCATTCAGTTcactcaatttcttcttcttgtatatacatgtattttTCCATTGATACAGTaacatccattttttttaattccttcctctttttctttccgaAATCCTTGGTTTCAGATCGAAGGTAATGACCATATACCATTTATGTTCCCTGACTTTGAATGAAAATCTGTCAATTTTCCAAGGCAAACCGTTATTATAAGGTTGTTTAATCATGGGTGAACAATCCCCTTTCCCAGCATATCTGACGACAAAAACCTCAGCTCCAAAATAACAGGAGGTACCCCTTCAATGAATCGTTGAAAGTGTccaaagaaagggaagaaaccCAGCAAAAAACTCCCTTCAGTCTTCATGGCATGAAAGCACTTCATTAATGGCTAAGCACTTAATTAACTCGATATCATCCATGATAATAGAAGATTTGTGGCCAAACCATGGCAAATTAACTACTACGGATAGTAAGATACTTGTCCAGAGAGGATGGATAAAGACTGCATACCACTTGTGTTCCCCCGCTTTAAACTACTCAGATTTCAGATAAAAGTCTGCGATTGCTGAAAACTTGTCAATCTTCCAAGTAAAAGTGTTATTCCAAGGAGGTAGCCATTTTGGTGGATTCTTGAACGTCTACAGTGAAAGGAACCGGGCAAAACCCCATTCAGTCTTCCAAGGCAGCGAAACCATCTCACTTTTCCTTTCAACATGTACATAAACGTGTATGCAACTAAAAGTCCATATCACAATAGAAGACATGTAGACAAATTACGAAAATTGGATATCTTGAACAGTTAGGTACTTGTCTGATATTTGATCAAACGCAAATAATTTGAAGTGCACATAAACCTCCCAACCACCAGGAGGAAGCTCATGTGTATCCCTCAAAACTGGGTAGGGGGAAATGTGTTGTAAAAcatgtgatattttaaatgctCTATAAAGAGTCTTTGTCCCACATTAATACAATGAAAAACTTTtatcatctttatatatatatatatatatattgactctACTTGAATTTACAAAAGCTGTTAAAGAATTGGGCCTCCTGCACATGAGAACAGCCCAGTCCAATGCAAAATTGATGATTTTCGCCCCTTGCTCACGAGATAGATCACACATTACAATTTTTTGTtcggttttctttttcttgtcttACCCCTCCTTTGAATTGATCTTCAATAATTGAGAGAGCCCATGTTTTTGTTGACGGAGTCACTTCTTATCTTCTTCAGCAGTTGAATTAATTTTCTACCTTATCTTCTTATCCTTCAGCcgattctctctttctcccaacATTCACATTTTCACCTATAAAAGCAGCTCTTTCCTACACTTGTGAATCACGAACAAATTTGCCCGCCCTTTATGTTCATTCCCTTTGATGCTTCTATAGTTGTGTTGTTGGGTTGTTGCACTGtcttacttttcttttcttcccaaaTTCCGTGAGTGCACACTTATTTGAAATATCTATCTTGAATTTGTTGACTTAAAGTGGATTATGTTAcacttcaaccaatcacattcaTTAATAATTGGTAAAGTTCCTTCAGTAAAACCGAAGATGCAATATTGTTTAAATTCTGATcctaaaaggtatccaattCACCAAGATCTTATCCAATTCACCAAGGTAACCCAGTTTTGGTCCTATCATCTTGCTTGGTGGAAGTAGATAATTTAGATTTAGTTAGtgttgttaattaagatataaattgaaaaataaaaaaaagtatgatatgaaaagtatttcaaataaaaatatttttttatatttgttaaatttatctgacgtCTCTtagaaaagaagtcacgtgacttcttatttaatttttttttgagaaatttatctCTCCCTcatctagataaatttatctttatctttacagataagaaaaaatgatgcatgtgtttttcaatatttttaaaaaatttaacaaacagtttgataaaaatcttaaaatactttccaaccttatcttgatcatttgatatcttggtttgaaaaatattctaattttataataatataattttatcttactcattttaataataaacaCTATCttaaaatctaatttatctGCAAAGTGTCACCCAATCAGACTTGATCATCTGATCTTTACCCACAACTAGATATTGGTGCAACATGGAGTTTCAAACCCAGTTGAATCGTGTATAAAACAGAACATAAATACTATGTTGTGCATCAAATGAGATGGAACTTGAAATACAAGAGCTTAAGCTTGCGGGCAAGAGGAAACCGATACTCCCGTGTTGTGGGTTAAATGTTCTACAGCATCTTAATGTATGTGCAAGTAGATGGATTTCTATACAGAGAGAAGACAAGTAAGAATTACGGGATGGAAATAAgaacatatatattcaaaagtTTTTGGCTACATAGTTATGTTCACTGTAATAGTAAGTTTTAAGGAAACTTCTTAAGCACAGACATGGCCATAATTTCAACTTCAACAACTAAAGTATCCTTGACTACGTATCCTTCTGATGGGTCATTCAGATGGCTCAATTTCTTAAAGTCCCAGAATCCCCAATCGCCAACTGATGCAGAGAACCCGCAACAAGCTGCAACAGATAAAAGCCAATGCAAGTTCAAAGAGAACTTTTTGCTCAATCCAAAAGGTGAAACTGAGACACCATTCAATCAAAGTgcatttctattatttctagtcatatccattatatatatatatattatattatccaGTTACAatatagctagctagctagctcagAACTAGAAGATATAGTTTACCTTCTTTCTCAAGGTGCGCATGCCCAACCTGGTTCCTTACCCGCAGCTTGTATTTGGCATACAGTTTTCGATGAGGATGAAGCTTTGTATGATCAACCGCAACCAAAAAGAGGGATATATTATCTCCACTTGAATTTTGTTGTCCTCTAGGATACAACGATAGCTTCCTGAGTTTAAAAGGAAAAGCCGCATTAAGTATAAGTAGTATGCCCTCCCTTGGAACAGTTCAATCACATCAAGATCAATAtgcattttcctttccttttcctacCATAAATTAATTCTCTAATTCCAAATTAAACATTGGGTAAAGACTGCATATATTACCACTTGTGGTCCCCCACTTTGAACTCCTCAGAGTGAAGATTAGTGTCGGTGATTGTTGAGAATTTGTTAATCTTCCATGTGAAGGTGTTATCACTGGGTTCTTTCACTATGGATAAACACTCCCCTTTGCCATCATATTTGATGACGAAAACCTCTGCTCCAAATTCGCAAGAGTTGTCAAGGAGGTACCCGCTTTGTGTGTTTTCGAAGGAGTCAAGTGAAAGGAATTGGGGAAAACCCCATTCGGTCTTCATGGCACGAAAGCATCTCGTTTTACCTTCTACATCAAAGTTTAGGCACCTAAACTCAGATATCACagataaaaagaaaggaaaaaaaaatccagcgaaattatgaaaattaacaaTGACCTTGGACAGTTAGATACTTGTCTTGTATATGATTGAGGGCAAATAATTTGAACTGCACATACACCTCCCAACCAGGAGGAAGACTATTTGTATCCCTTATAACTAGGTAGAGTGATATGTGACCATTTCCATTTCTCTTCTCATCTCCATTTGGATAAAGGCACAATCCCCTGAAACCCATTAAAGAAAGCCTTCAATTTCTATGGGATACTACTTACTTACCAAGTTAAATAATGCTAAATACTAAATTATGTTGGAAAAATATCAGACACCACTTATAGCCACCGGATTCAAAATCATCAGACTCCCATTTTTCAACGTCAAATTCGGAGAGCAATGAGAAAGCCTCTATTTTGAAGAGGTAGTGAGCCGGCCGAACATGTCTCATGGATCTTGAAACTTCTGTGAGTGATGCAATCAAAGCAATTCCAACACAAAATTGCAGTTTATTAAATATCTTATGATGATGGAAAtaatgcattattattattattattgtgtgtGAAGTGGCACCAATAAAGATGATTCATAATCACATTCATTATTCATACCTAATACACCATCAAGGTCAGAAATCTTTTGTGTACCCTTCTCTGACATTTGCTTACTACAGTAACTGGAGCAAATATTATATTAGTTCATACATATATCATCAGGGTTTgagcgtgtgtgtgtgtgtgtgtcatcaaaagaaagaagaattgatGGCAGCTTATGCATTACTAAACTAGGGAACTGACGGAGAAAACAGAGTCCTAGGCCCAGGCGACTAAGAAAcaaaattcttataaaattaCAGGAAAGATCAAACATTCCCGACAAAGAAGAAACATAAATTGGGTTCTGCAATTTTCAAAGActttttgagaatttttaatCATTCTGCTCTTCCCAAAGACAAACAAACCAACAGACACAACCCTCTGAAAAACAGATCTAATTCTCTTAAACACCATGGCCAGCTTGCCCTAACCAAGTCTTGATCATCGTCATCAGCGATATGTGTAAAATCGAGACCCCAAAGAAACAAGGACTGACCTTACTTGGAATGGAGACGCCATCTGAGCAAAGGAGCAACTAGAAGgtgattaattattttcctcCACTCCACTCAACTCACACTCTCCTCCTCCTGAGAGCCTCCGTTTGTCTACAAATATTGAAGTGGCAAATGAGCCTCCGGTTTCCCTTTTCTTACTCGACAAGTAGTcagtcaatttttttaaacaaaatatagtGTTTCTTTAATTACGACATAATGAGGTTATTTACCcatctaatatataattaaggatcaaatattTTAGCTAAATACTGAGATGTATAGATCTAGAAGACTAAAAACCCACTGTTCAACCCAGACTTCAAAACGAAGAAAAAATAGATCTAGGAGACTAAAAACCTACTCGTTCAACCTAGACTTCAAAACGAAAGAAAACCTTttagtttaaaataataaa
This genomic stretch from Diospyros lotus cultivar Yz01 chromosome 1, ASM1463336v1, whole genome shotgun sequence harbors:
- the LOC127788904 gene encoding BTB/POZ and MATH domain-containing protein 1-like isoform X1, producing MASPFQVSYCSKQMSEKGTQKISDLDGVLEVSRSMRHVRPAHYLFKIEAFSLLSEFDVEKWESDDFESGGYKWGLCLYPNGDEKRNGNGHISLYLVIRDTNSLPPGWEVYVQFKLFALNHIQDKYLTVQEGKTRCFRAMKTEWGFPQFLSLDSFENTQSGYLLDNSCEFGAEVFVIKYDGKGECLSIVKEPSDNTFTWKINKFSTITDTNLHSEEFKVGDHKWKLSLYPRGQQNSSGDNISLFLVAVDHTKLHPHRKLYAKYKLRVRNQVGHAHLEKEACCGFSASVGDWGFWDFKKLSHLNDPSEGYVVKDTLVVEVEIMAMSVLKKFP
- the LOC127788904 gene encoding ubiquitin C-terminal hydrolase 12-like isoform X8, translating into MASPFQVRGLCLYPNGDEKRNGNGHISLYLVIRDTNSLPPGWEVYVQFKLFALNHIQDKYLTVQEGKTRCFRAMKTEWGFPQFLSLDSFENTQSGYLLDNSCEFGAEVFVIKYDGKGECLSIVKEPSDNTFTWKINKFSTITDTNLHSEEFKVGDHKWKLSLYPRGQQNSSGDNISLFLVAVDHTKLHPHRKLYAKYKLRVRNQVGHAHLEKEACCGFSASVGDWGFWDFKKLSHLNDPSEGYVVKDTLVVEVEIMAMSVLKKFP
- the LOC127788904 gene encoding BTB/POZ and MATH domain-containing protein 1-like isoform X4, which gives rise to MASPFQVSYCSKQMSEKGTQKISDLDGVLEVSRSMRHVRPAHYLFKIEAFSLLSEFDVEKWESDDFESGGYKWGLCLYPNGDEKRNGNGHISLYLVIRDTNSLPPGWEVYVQFKLFALNHIQDKYLTVQGKTRCFRAMKTEWGFPQFLSLDSFENTQSGYLLDNSCEFGAEVFVIKYDGKGECLSIVKEPSDNTFTWKINKFSTITDTNLHSEEFKVGDHKWKLSLYPRGQQNSSGDNISLFLVAVDHTKLHPHRKLYAKYKLRVRNQVGHAHLEKEACCGFSASVGDWGFWDFKKLSHLNDPSEGYVVKDTLVVEVEIMAMSVLKKFP
- the LOC127788904 gene encoding BTB/POZ and MATH domain-containing protein 1-like isoform X3, translated to MASPFQVSYCSKQMSEKGTQKISDLDGVLEVSRSMRHVRPAHYLFKIEAFSLLSEFDVEKWESDDFESGGYKWGLCLYPNGDEKRNGNGHISLYLVIRDTNSLPPGWEVYVQFKLFALNHIQDKYLTVQEGKTRCFRAMKTEWGFPQFLSLDSFENTQSGYLLDNSCEFGAEVFVIKYDGKGECLSIVKEPSDNTFTWKINKFSTITDTNLHSEEFKVGDHKWKLSLYPRGQQNSSGDNISLFLVAVDHTKLHPHRKLYAKYKLRVRNQVGHAHLEKEACCGFSASVGDWGFWDFKKLSHLNDPSEGYVVKDTLVVEVEIMAMSLLKKFP
- the LOC127788904 gene encoding MATH domain and coiled-coil domain-containing protein At3g58360-like isoform X7; this encodes MASPFQVSYCSKQMSEKGTQKISDLDGVLEVSRSMRHVRPAHYLFKIEAFSLLSEFDVEKWESDDFESGGYKWGLCLYPNGDEKRNGNGHISLYLVIRDTNSLPPGWEVYVQFKLFALNHIQDKYLTVQEGKTRCFRAMKTEWGFPQFLSLDSFENTQSGYLLDNSCEFGAEVFVIKYDGKGECLSIVKEPSDNTFTWKINKFSTITDTNLHSEEFKVGDHKWKLSLYPRGQQNSSGDNISLFLVAVDHTKLHPHRKLYAKYKLRVRNQVGHAHLEKEESSL
- the LOC127788904 gene encoding BTB/POZ and MATH domain-containing protein 1-like isoform X2, whose amino-acid sequence is MASPFQVSYCSKQMSEKGTQKISDLDGVLEVSRSMRHVRPAHYLFKIEAFSLLSEFDVEKWESDDFESGGYKWGLCLYPNGDEKRNGNGHISLYLVIRDTNSLPPGWEVYVQFKLFALNHIQDKYLTVQEGKTRCFRAMKTEWGFPQFLSLDSFENTQSGYLLDNSCEFGAEVFVIKYDGKGECLSIVKEPSDNTFTWKINKFSTITDTNLHSEEFKVGDHKWKLSLYPRGQQNSSGDNISLFLVAVDHTKLHPHRKLYAKYKLRVRNQVGHAHLEKEACCGFSASVGDWGFWDFKKLSHLNDPSEGYVVKDTLVVEVEIMAMSVLKKFP
- the LOC127788904 gene encoding MATH domain and coiled-coil domain-containing protein At3g58360-like isoform X5; this translates as MASPFQVSYCSKQMSEKGTQKISDLDGVLEVSRSMRHVRPAHYLFKIEAFSLLSEFDVEKWESDDFESGGYKWGLCLYPNGDEKRNGNGHISLYLVIRDTNSLPPGWEVYVQFKLFALNHIQDKYLTVQEGKTRCFRAMKTEWGFPQFLSLDSFENTQSGYLLDNSCEFGAEVFVIKYDGKGECLSIVKEPSDNTFTWKINKFSTITDTNLHSEEFKVGDHKWKLSLYPRGQQNSSGDNISLFLVAVDHTKLHPHRKLYAKYKLRVRNQVGHAHLEKEGKLYLLVLS